Proteins from a genomic interval of Chanos chanos chromosome 3, fChaCha1.1, whole genome shotgun sequence:
- the lhx5 gene encoding LIM/homeobox protein Lhx5, which produces MMLHCAGCERPILDRFLLNVLDRAWHAKCVQCCECSCNLTEKCFSRDGKLYCKIDFFRRFGTKCAGCLQGISPSDLVRKARSKVFHLNCFTCMVCNKQLSTGEELYVIDENKFVCKEDYLSASAIKEVNLNSVSSCTDRSLSPDLQDPIQDDTKETDNSTSSDKDTNNNENEEQNSCTKRRGPRTTIKAKQLETLKAAFVATPKPTRHIREQLAQETGLNMRVIQVWFQNRRSKERRMKQLSALGARRHAFFRGPRRMRPLGGRLDDPDILGPGGYSYYGEYQGDYYGPGVNYDFFPHGPPSSQAQSPAESPYLLSSGSGALEGGPVSAHHPSDDQRFTDMVSHADTPSPEPSLTGSLHPNPQGEGFGGGPSPPFSLANTTSYSGPMSHPGQEIGDNTVW; this is translated from the exons ATGATGTTGCACTGCGCAGGGTGCGAGAGGCCCATTTTGGATCGGTTCCTCCTCAATGTCCTGGATCGAGCCTGGCACGCCAAGTGCGTCCAGTGCTGCGAGTGCAGCTGCAACCTGACCGAGAAATGTTTCTCCAGAGACGGAAAGCTTTATTGCAAAATTGACTTTTTCAG GCGTTTTGGTACAAAATGTGCCGGCTGCCTACAGGGTATTTCACCCAGTGACCTCGTACGAAAGGCACGGAGCAAGGTGTTTCATCTGAACTGCTTTACTTGCATGGTGTGCAACAAACAGCTATCTACAGGCGAGGAGCTCTACGTGATTGACGAAAACAAGTTCGTGTGCAAAGAGGACTACTTGAGCGCGAGCGCCATTAAAGAGGTCAACTTAAACTCAG TGTCGTCATGTACGGACCGAAGTTTATCGCCAGATCTCCAAGACCCGATCCAGGACGACACAAAAGAGACGGACAATTCTACATCCTCAGATAAGGACACTAACAACAACGAAAATGAGGAGCAGAATTCGTGCACGAAGCGAAGAGGTCCACGGACCACCATCAAGGCCAAACAACTGGAGACGCTTAAAGCAGCCTTCGTAGCCACACCAAAGCCCACGCGACACATCCGCGAGCAGCTGGCGCAGGAGACTGGTCTTAACATGCGGGTGATACAG GTGTGGTTCCAAAATCGGAGGTCGAAGGAACGCAGGATGAAGCAACTCAGCGCTTTAGGTGCCCGACGGCACGCGTTCTTCAGGGGGCCTCGGAGGATGCGGCCCCTGGGGGGCAGACTAGACGATCCCGATATTCTAGGGCCCGGGGGATACAGTTACTACGGAG AGTACCAAGGTGACTACTATGGCCCAGGCGTCAACTATGACTTCTTCCCCCATGGACCCCCGTCATCACAGGCCCAGTCTCCAGCTGAGTCCCCATACCTTCTCAGCTCTGGTTCGGGAGCTCTGGAAGGGGGTCCAGTATCAGCTCACCACCCCTCAGATGACCAAAGGTTCACGGACATGGTTTCCCATGCAGACACCCCGAGTCCAGAGCCCAGTCTGACAGGATCTCTGCACCCCAACCCACAAGGAGAAGGCTTTGGTGGGGGACCCAGTCCCCCTTTCTCCCTGGCTAATACCACCAGCTACAGCGGCCCCATGTCCCATCCTGGACAAGAGATAGGGGACAACACAGTGTGGTAG